In Nostoc sp. GT001, a genomic segment contains:
- the ureG gene encoding urease accessory protein UreG: MNAFRVGVAGPVGSGKTALVDALCKGLREQYQIAVVTNDIYTQEDAQFLVRSQALASDRILGVETGGCPHTAIREDASMNLAAIEQLEERFLDLDLVFLESGGDNLAATFSPELVDLTIYVIDVAAGDKIPRKGGLGITKSDLLVINKTDLAPYVGADLSVMERDAKKMRGDKPFIFTNLKTQSGLADVINFVCTNIC; encoded by the coding sequence ATGAATGCATTTAGGGTGGGAGTTGCTGGGCCAGTGGGTTCGGGGAAGACAGCTTTGGTGGATGCTTTGTGCAAGGGATTGCGTGAGCAATATCAGATTGCGGTGGTGACGAATGATATTTATACTCAAGAGGATGCTCAGTTTTTAGTGCGTTCTCAGGCGTTGGCTAGCGATCGCATTTTGGGTGTAGAGACTGGCGGTTGTCCTCATACTGCTATCCGCGAAGATGCTTCGATGAATTTGGCGGCAATTGAACAGTTAGAGGAACGTTTTCTCGATTTGGATTTGGTATTTTTGGAAAGTGGCGGCGATAATTTGGCTGCAACTTTTAGCCCCGAATTGGTGGATTTAACGATTTACGTAATCGATGTTGCGGCTGGTGATAAAATTCCCCGCAAGGGTGGCCTCGGCATTACTAAGTCTGATTTGTTGGTGATTAACAAAACTGATTTAGCACCATACGTTGGTGCAGATTTAAGTGTGATGGAACGAGATGCTAAAAAAATGCGCGGTGATAAACCTTTTATTTTTACTAATTTAAAAACTCAGTCTGGACTTGCAGATGTAATTAACTTTGTTTGCACAAATATCTGTTAA
- the ureE gene encoding urease accessory protein UreE, whose protein sequence is MLTFTQLKPPNRDAAVTFTLALTAEERTRSRHRFETEDGKVVFLHLPRGTVLHDGDILQEESHSSLIRITAKPELVLTAFAQTPLLLLRAAYHLGNRHVPVEITPTYLRLSSDSVLRTMLEQLGLEVKEEILPFQPELGAYGQHHHAH, encoded by the coding sequence ATGCTGACGTTTACCCAACTGAAACCACCTAATCGCGATGCCGCAGTTACTTTTACTCTGGCGCTAACAGCAGAAGAACGCACCCGCAGTCGTCATCGCTTTGAAACTGAAGATGGTAAAGTTGTGTTTTTACATTTACCCAGAGGAACCGTCTTACACGATGGCGATATTCTGCAAGAAGAAAGCCATAGCAGTTTAATCAGAATTACTGCTAAACCAGAATTAGTTCTGACTGCCTTTGCCCAAACACCACTTTTATTATTACGGGCGGCATACCATCTGGGAAATCGCCATGTACCTGTAGAAATTACTCCAACTTATTTACGTTTGTCCTCAGATTCGGTTTTACGCACGATGTTGGAACAATTGGGATTAGAAGTTAAAGAGGAAATTTTACCGTTTCAGCCAGAATTAGGAGCTTATGGACAACACCATCATGCTCACTGA
- a CDS encoding Uma2 family endonuclease yields the protein MNQAIEGVRWTIHDLELLPENEWTRYEIINGELFVTRTPHRRHQQVCVKIARQLDVWSDSSGLGETIVAPGVIFSQADSVIPDVVWVSRERLAQIEDEAGHLTGAPELVVEVLSPGKQNELRDKEAKLKLYSVQGVREYWIVDRFTKQVEVYRREKAQLVLVATLLGDDEITSPLLPGFCCSIHLFFPE from the coding sequence ATGAACCAAGCCATTGAGGGAGTACGCTGGACAATTCACGATTTAGAGCTTTTACCCGAAAATGAGTGGACGCGCTATGAAATTATTAATGGAGAACTCTTTGTGACTCGCACTCCTCACCGCCGTCATCAACAAGTTTGTGTTAAAATTGCCCGACAACTCGATGTTTGGTCAGATTCGAGTGGTTTAGGGGAAACAATTGTGGCTCCAGGAGTGATTTTTTCACAAGCAGATAGCGTCATACCAGATGTAGTTTGGGTAAGTCGAGAACGACTGGCGCAAATTGAGGATGAAGCGGGACATTTGACAGGCGCACCAGAGTTAGTAGTAGAGGTTTTATCCCCAGGTAAACAAAACGAACTTCGAGACAAAGAAGCAAAACTGAAACTATATTCAGTTCAAGGCGTGCGTGAGTATTGGATTGTCGATCGGTTTACTAAACAAGTCGAAGTTTATCGGCGAGAAAAAGCACAGTTGGTTTTAGTTGCGACTTTGTTAGGCGATGATGAGATAACATCTCCACTTTTACCCGGATTTTGTTGTTCTATTCATTTATTTTTTCCTGAATAA
- a CDS encoding urease accessory protein UreF: MDNTIMLTDSHLLSILQLASPALPVGAYSYSEGLEMLVENGTIANHTNLKDWLKAELLYGAIRLEAAVMVRSQQAVKIGDVESLCRWNLWLSAARETEELRASSWQMGRSLIQLLGKLEPQIIPIANAVGNPCNYAIAFGIAVAHWQISIQAALLGYLHSWASNLITAGVKLIPLGQTAGQQLLLDLQPLLSAAALEILALEDDELACCSWGLSLASMQHETQYTRLFRS; the protein is encoded by the coding sequence ATGGACAACACCATCATGCTCACTGATAGTCATCTTTTAAGTATTTTACAGTTGGCTAGCCCCGCTTTACCTGTGGGAGCATATAGTTATTCTGAAGGCTTGGAAATGCTAGTAGAAAATGGTACGATCGCTAACCACACAAATCTCAAAGATTGGTTAAAAGCAGAGTTGCTCTATGGAGCAATTCGGTTAGAGGCGGCGGTGATGGTGCGATCGCAGCAAGCTGTAAAAATAGGTGATGTTGAGTCGCTATGCCGTTGGAATCTCTGGTTATCCGCCGCTAGAGAAACAGAAGAATTACGCGCCTCTAGTTGGCAGATGGGGCGATCGCTGATCCAATTACTTGGTAAACTAGAACCTCAGATTATACCTATTGCTAATGCTGTGGGTAATCCTTGCAATTATGCGATCGCTTTTGGTATTGCCGTTGCCCATTGGCAAATCAGCATCCAAGCCGCATTACTGGGATATCTGCATAGTTGGGCAAGTAATTTAATTACTGCTGGCGTGAAACTTATCCCCCTTGGACAAACAGCAGGACAGCAGTTATTGCTAGATTTACAACCATTACTCAGTGCTGCGGCATTAGAAATTCTCGCGTTGGAAGATGATGAACTCGCCTGTTGTAGTTGGGGTTTGTCGCTAGCGAGTATGCAGCATGAAACGCAGTATACAAGGTTGTTTAGGAGTTAG